The following are encoded together in the Desulfomicrobium apsheronum genome:
- the ilvB gene encoding acetolactate synthase large subunit gives MFSMTGAQLTISLLERQGIRTIAGIPGGANLPLYDALSRSTRIRHVLTRHEQGAGFLAQGMARVTGLPAVCFATSGPGATNILTAIADAKLDSIPVICITGQVPRAMIGTDAFQEVDTYGMSIPITKHNFLVREARDLLHIIPEAFAIATSGRPGPVLIDIPRDVQLEMADFAHWPEIGEREPVPTCFDGDLETAVEMLNSARRPILWLGGGVVASGAGQEMLTLAERASMPVTSTLMGLTAVPHDHPLNMGMLGMHAQRHTNMALEACDLILAAGVRFDDRATGKVQEFCPQAKVIHIDIDHSELDKLRAASVAILGDVREVVGALLPRIAPAERQEWIGYIEALKLAFPSQVPEQGGHDTPQELIRRVGELAGENAIVVTDVGKHQMWTAQSYPFMPGTGWLTSGGLGTMGFGLPTAIGAALAAPERKVVCFSGDGSLLMNIQEMATAAEQGVDVTVILMNNACLGLVHQQQELFFKANYFSSIYDVSVDFSLIATGFRWKTWDLAGAADPDAVLSEALAHRGPTLIHVPVDRDEKVWPMVPPGAANRIMLGGECHA, from the coding sequence ATGTTTTCCATGACCGGCGCGCAGCTGACCATCAGCCTTCTTGAACGTCAGGGCATCCGCACCATCGCGGGCATCCCCGGCGGCGCAAACCTCCCCCTCTACGACGCACTTTCCCGCAGCACACGCATCCGTCACGTCCTGACCCGGCACGAGCAGGGCGCGGGTTTTCTGGCCCAGGGCATGGCCAGGGTCACCGGCTTGCCCGCAGTCTGTTTCGCCACCTCCGGGCCCGGCGCGACCAACATCCTGACCGCCATCGCCGACGCCAAACTCGATTCGATCCCCGTCATCTGCATCACCGGCCAGGTCCCCCGAGCCATGATCGGCACCGACGCCTTCCAGGAGGTGGACACCTACGGGATGAGCATTCCCATCACCAAACACAATTTTCTGGTGCGCGAGGCCCGGGACCTGCTGCACATCATCCCCGAGGCTTTCGCCATCGCCACCAGCGGCCGTCCCGGACCGGTGCTGATCGACATCCCGCGCGACGTCCAGCTGGAGATGGCCGATTTTGCGCACTGGCCCGAGATCGGCGAACGCGAACCCGTTCCGACCTGTTTCGACGGGGATCTGGAAACGGCCGTGGAGATGCTCAATTCCGCCCGTAGACCCATTCTGTGGCTCGGCGGAGGGGTGGTCGCCTCGGGCGCGGGTCAGGAGATGCTGACCCTCGCCGAACGGGCCTCCATGCCCGTGACGTCGACGCTCATGGGACTGACCGCCGTGCCCCATGACCACCCGCTGAACATGGGCATGCTCGGCATGCATGCCCAGCGCCACACCAACATGGCGCTTGAAGCCTGCGATCTGATCCTGGCCGCCGGGGTGCGCTTCGACGACCGGGCCACGGGCAAGGTGCAGGAGTTCTGTCCTCAGGCCAAGGTCATTCACATCGACATAGACCACAGCGAACTGGACAAGCTCAGGGCCGCCTCCGTGGCGATCCTTGGCGACGTGCGCGAAGTCGTCGGCGCTCTCTTGCCCAGGATCGCACCGGCCGAGCGCCAGGAATGGATCGGGTACATCGAGGCCCTGAAGCTGGCCTTTCCCTCCCAGGTCCCGGAGCAGGGCGGGCACGACACCCCGCAGGAACTGATCCGCCGGGTCGGGGAACTGGCCGGAGAAAACGCCATCGTGGTCACGGACGTGGGCAAGCATCAGATGTGGACGGCCCAGAGCTATCCTTTCATGCCGGGGACCGGTTGGCTGACGTCGGGCGGGCTCGGCACCATGGGTTTTGGCCTGCCCACAGCCATTGGTGCGGCCCTGGCCGCTCCCGAGCGCAAGGTCGTCTGCTTCAGCGGCGACGGCAGCCTGCTCATGAACATCCAGGAGATGGCCACGGCCGCCGAACAGGGCGTGGACGTGACCGTCATCCTCATGAACAACGCCTGCCTTGGCCTTGTGCACCAGCAGCAGGAGCTTTTTTTCAAGGCCAATTATTTTTCATCCATTTACGACGTGAGCGTCGATTTTTCGCTCATTGCCACTGGTTTCAGATGGAAGACCTGGGACCTGGCCGGAGCCGCCGATCCCGATGCCGTGCTGAGCGAGGCCCTGGCCCATAGGGGCCCGACCCTGATCCATGTCCCGGTGGACCGGGACGAGAAAGTCTGGCCCATGGTCCCTCCCGGGGCCGCCAACAGAATCATGCTCGGAGGTGAATGCCATGCATAG